The DNA region GGTGTTCTTCGGCAGCGATTCGGATGCGCACATGGTCCAGACCGCGAAGCGCAATGCGCAGAGCGCGGGCGTCGCCGGTTTCGTTCATCTGGACAAGCGCGACGCCGTGCATGTCGCGCCGCCGCCGGAGACCGCGCTGGGTCTGGTCATCACTAACCCGCCTTACGGCGAGCGTCTGGGCGACCGCGCCGAGTTGCCGGTGCTCTACCGCGACCTCGGCCAGGCGCTGAAGGATCGTTTTCAGGGCTGGCGTGCCGCCATTCTGGCCGGTGACGAGGAGCTGGGCCGCGCCCTCCGCCTCAGCCCGGACAAGCGCTACGTGCTGTTCAACGGCGCGCTCGAGACGCCGCTGCTGACCTTCGCGCTGCGTCCGCGCGATGCGGCGCCCCGCGAGGCCAGGCCGCTGTCGGCCGGCGCGGAGATGCTGAAGAACCGTCTCGAGAAGAACGTCCGCCATTTGCGCAAGCGGCTGACCCGCGAGGGCATCACCTGCTGGCGCGCATACGACCAGGACCTGCCGGAGTACGCGGCGGCGATTGACGTCTACGAGGACTGGCTGCACATTCAGGAATACAAGGCGCCACAGGACGTGCCGGTCGATGTGGCACGCATCCGCATGCGCGAGATCGGTCGCGTGGCCAGCGAAGTCTTCGGGATTCCCCGCGAGCGGATCGCCGTGAAGACGCGCGAGCGCGGCAAGGGCGGCTCCAAATACGGTCAGTTCGACCACAAGGGCGAATTTGTCGAAGTGGGTGAGGGCGGCCTGCGCTTCCTGATCAACCCGACCGACTACCTCGACACGGGCCTGTTCCTCGATCACCGCCTGGTCCGGGCCAAGATCCGTGAGCTTGCCCCCGGTAAGCATTTTCTCAACCTGTTTGCGTATACGGGTACGGCCAGCGTCTACGCGGCGGCCGGCGACGCGCGCGACACGACGACGGTCGACCTGTCGGGCACCTACCTCGACTGGGCATCGCGTAATCTCGCGCTGAACGGCTTTGAGGGCGCACGTCACCGGCTGGTGCAGGAAGATTCCCTCACCTTCCTCGAGAAGCGCTCGATGCAGTACGGGCTGATCTACGTCGACCCGCCGACGTTCTCCAATTCCAAGCGGGCCGACGACTTCGACGTCCAGCGCGATCACGTCAAGCTGCTGATGCTCTGCCTGGACCGCCTGTTGCCGGACGGGGTCATTGTTTTTTCGAACAATTTCCGCCGGTTCCAGCTTGACAAAGCCGCCCTCGAACCCCATTTCTCCATTGAAGACTGGAGTGCTCCAAGCATCCCGTTCGACTTCGCCCGCCGCCACAACATCCATGGCTGCTGGCTGCTTCGGAAGCCGTACGTGAATCCGTGGAAAACGTGAATTGAGAGTGTAGAAAACTTCAGATTGGATTCAGTGGCAGAGCGCGAATCTGCGCTCAACACCCGGAGGTAACTGTCATGAAAGGTAAGTTCGTAAAGTCCGCCCTCGTCCTCGCCGCTGCGGGTCTGATGGCGTTCGCTCCCGGCGCGTTCGCGCGTGGTGGGTATTACGGCGGCTACCATGGTGGCGGTTACGGCTACCACGGCGGTGGTTACTATGGCGGTCGTGGCGGTTATTACGGTCGCGGTCACTACGACCACGCCGGCCGCTGGATCGCTGGCGCGATCGTCGCCGGTGCGGTGGTGGGTCTGGTCGCGAACGCGACGGCACCGCGCACCGTCGTGTACGACAACGGCCCGACGTATTACGCGCCGCGCCGCACGGTGGTTTACGAGGACGCGCCGCCGGTGGTGACCCGCCGCGTGACCACCACGACCACCTATGTGGACGATGGTTACGGTGGCACGCGCTACATCCGCGACGACGGGTATTGATCGTCGGCAGTCGCTGAATCAGCAGTCGCTGAAACGTTAAGAGAGAGGCCCGGCATTGCCGGGCCTCTTTTTTTGGTCCGCTCTGGAAGACGGTCGCGCTGGAGACAGCTGAGGGCCAGTGAGCGGACCGGGTCACGTCAGCGCACGGCCCCATTCGGCTCCGCGCCCGACCCACGCCGCTTCGCCTTCTTCTTCAGTGTCTCGAACTGCGCCTTGTCGATGGTCTCCACCGACTGGATCTGGCACGGTGGATCGTCTCGTCGCACGATCTTCTCGTCGATCCCGCCGCAGATGCGCATCTCGCCCATGGCCTTGTCGCTGTTGGACGATTTGAAGTGGATGCCTCCCCCAAGATCCATGCGCGGGCAGTCCGTGCTGGTCTTGACGAGGAAGTGATTGGGCCCATTGCGCACGGCCACCGTACGGGCGTCGGCGACGGCCCATTCGTTGATACGGTCGGTACGCATGCAGTCGTTGAATGGAAGCTCGTTGCGCGGCACTGGCGGGGCGTTCTGGGCATGCGCGGACGAGGCACAGGCAAGCAGCACGGAAGCGGCGATCAGGGTGCGGACATTCACGGCGTGGTCCTCCGGGGGAATGTCTCACGTTAAGCCCGAAACGGCCTGGAAGCGAGAGGGGACAGGGCCGGGTGCACCTTTCGTTAAGGTCGTGAAGAGGTGTGCTCACATTCGTTGAACGTTTGCTCGGCCATCCTTTCCGTCATGACTGACGCTCTTTCGGCCGCACAGGAGGCCAGCGCATGATGGTCCGCCCGCTTGGCCTCGAAACCCCCTCATCGGCCCCCGCGGATCTCGCACAGCGCTACCTTGGCGTCCGCCATCGCACTATGGCACTGGCGGCCCGGCTGCGACCCGAAGATACCGTGATCCAGTCCATGCCGGATGCGAGCCCCACGAAGTGGCATCTCGCCCATACGACCTGGTTCTTCGAGCAGTTCATCCTGGCTCGTGACCCGGCGTATGTTTCGCCCCATCCGGAATGGCACTATCTGTTCAATTCGTACTACCAGTCGGTCGGTCCGATGCACGCGCGTCCGCGCCGCGGCATGATCACCCGGCCGGGTCTGGACGAGGTGCTGGATTATCGATCCCGCGTAGACGAGGCCATTGCCGGACGCATCCAGCGCGGTGACGACGAAGCCCTGTCGATGCTGGTCGAGCTCGGCTGCCAGCACGAGCAGCAGCATCAGGAACTGCTGCTCACCGATATCAAACATGCGTTCTCGCAGAACCCCCTGGAGCCAGCCTTCGCTCCGGATGCGCCGCGCGCGCTTTCCGTCGCGGCTCCCGCCCTGCGCTACATTCCCTTCGACGAAGGCGTCGTCAAGATCGGCTACGAGGGCGAGGGCTTCCATTTCGACAATGAGGGCCCGCGCCATCGCGCGTACCGGCAGGCCGGTTCGCTGGCGAATCGTCCTGTCACCAACGCCGAGTACCTCGCTTTCATTCAGGACGGCGGTTATCGCGACGCCATGCTGTGGCTGTCCGATGGTTGGGCGACGGTCAATGCGGAAGGCTGGCAGCATCCGTTGTACTGGGACGAGGCCTGCGAGACCGAATTCACCCTGCAGGGCCGACGCGCGATCGACCCGCACGCGCCTGTGTGTCACATCAGCTATTTCGAGGCCGATGCCTTCGCACGCTGGGCCAGCGCTCGCCTGCCGACGGAAGTCGAGTGGGAGACGATGGCTGCCGACGTACCCGTGCGCGGAAACCTTCAGGACAGCGGGGTGTTCCAGCCACGTGCCTCGTCGTTCGAGACCGATCTTGGACAGATGTACGGCGACGTTTGGGAATGGACCATGAGCCCTTATGTCAGTTACCCGGGCTTCCGTCCGCTGGACGGAGCGCTGGGCGAATACAACGGAAAGTTCATGAACGGGCAGTGGATCCTTCGCGGGGGCTCCTGCGCTACGCCCGCCGATCATGTTCGCGCCTCTTACCGCAACTTTTTTCCTCCCCATGCCCGCTGGCAGTTCACGGGGATACGACTGGGAAACGATCGATGAGCGCTCAACCGAAAGACATCCGTGTCGACGACCGCCACCCGGATGTCGAGGACACCCTCGAGACCGTACGCCGTGGCCTCGGGGCGAAGATCAAGAAGCTGCCGTCGCGCCTCTTTTACGACGAACGTGGTTCGGCTCTGTTCGAGGCGATCTGCGAACAGCCCGAGTACTACCTCACCCGCACGGAAATCGCGATCATGCGCGATCATGCGGGCGATATCGCCGATGTCATCGGGCCGGACGTGCGTCTGGTCGAGTACGGCAGCGGCAGCGGCATCAAGACGCGCATGCTGCTCGAACACCTCGAGACGCCGGTGGCTTACGTCCCGGTGGAGATCTCTCGCACCGCGCTGATGGAAAGCGTCGCCGAACTTGCGACCCGCTTCCCGAACGTGCCGATGCAGCCGGTGTGTGCCGACTTTACGCAGCCGCTTCGCCTGCCGGTCGCGTCGCGCTCGCCACGTCGCACAGTGATCTATTTTCCGGGGTCGACCATCGGCAATTTTGAGGCAAAGGACGCGGTGAAGATTCTTCGCCAGATGCGTACCGAGATGAGCGACGGCGGCGGCGTGCTGATCGGTGTCGACCTGAAGAAGGACGTCGCGGAGATCGAAGCGGCCTACAACGACGAGGCAGGCATCACGCGCGACTTCACCCTCAACATGCTGGTTCGTCTCAATCGGGAAATCGGGACCGACTTCGATGTCGACGCTTTCCGTCATCGCGCGCGCTACAACGTGCTGGCAGGTCGGATCGAGACGTCGCTGGTGAGCACGAAGCAGCAAGTGGTGCACGTGCGCGACGAGGCCTTCAGCTTCCGCGCGGACGAAGCGATGCATGTGGAATACAGCTGCAAGTATTCGCTGGACGATTTCGCGCAGATGGCGAACAAAGCCGGGCTGTCCGTGGCGCAGGTCTGGATGGACGAGGACCGCCGTTTCAGTGTGCAGTATCTGGTCCGGTCGACACCGGTGGTGGCCTGAAGCCAGCCGTAGCATTGTAGGAGCGCGCCCCGCGCGCGAAAACGGTCGGCGTCGCCGTGTGATGGTGGCGCACGCCGGATGTCGCGCGCGAGGCGCGCTCCTACAGTGGTGACGCTAGGTTGGTGGGTTAGCCGGGGCGCCTCGCCCCCAGGGATACCAGCAAGTCCTGCGCCGTGCGAATTCGCTCGGCCGAACCCGGCAGCTCCAGAATGACGCGCAGCTTGTCCTGCCCGTCCATCTTGAAAACCCGGGGCTGCTGCTGGATCAGCTTGATCAGCGCCATCGGGTCGATATCCGGTTTATCGCGGAACGTGATACGTCCGCCATTGGCGCCGAAGTCCACCTTGCGGATACCCAGCGGCGTCGCCATCAGTTTCAGCTGGGCGACCGCGAACAGGCACTTGATCTGATCCGGCAGAAGGCCGAAGCGATCGATCATTTCCACCTGCAACTCGCGCAGCCCATGTTCGTCGCGCGCGCTGGCGATGCGTTTGTATAGGGTTAGTCGTGCATGGACATCCGGCAGGTAGTCCTCCGGAATCAGCGCGGGAAGATGCAGTTCGACCTCGGTCTCGTGCTCCGAGGTGAGATCGAAGTCCGGCACTTTGCCCGACTTCAGTGCACGTACGGCGCGGTCGAGCAGTTCCGTGTACAGACCGAAACCGATTTCCTGGATCTGGCCCGATTGTTCTTCGCCGAGCATCTCGCCCGCGCCGCGAATTTCGAGATCGTGCGTGGCGAGCGTGAAGCCGGCGCCGAGTTCTTCCAGCGAGGCCAGCGCTTCGAGACGCTTTTCCGCATCGGCGGTCATCGCCTTGCGGTCGGGCACGATCAGGTACGCGTAAGCGCGGTGATGCGAACGACCGACGCGTCCGCGCAGCTGGTGCAGCTGCGCGAGACCGAAGCGATCGGCGCGGTTGACCACGATGGTGTTGGCGGTCGGGATATCGATGCCGGATTCGATGATGGTCGTCGACACCAGCACGTTGAATCGCTGGCGGTGGAAGTCCGCCATGACCTGTTCGAGGTCGCGCTCCGGCATCTGCCCATGGGCGACGCGAATGCGCGCTTCAGGTACCAGTTCGCCCAGCTCGCGTGCGATGCGCTCGATGGATTCGACTTCGTTGTGCAGGAAGTAGACCTGTCCGCCACGGGCCAGCTCGCGCTGGATCGCTTCGCGGATCAGGGCGGGCTGGTACGTGGAGATCAGTGTGCGCACGGCGGTCCGGTGGGCCGGCGGCGTCGCGATGATCGACAGGTCGCGCAGCCCGCTCATCGCCATGTTGAGCGTGCGCGGGATCGGCGTGGCGGTCAGGGTCAGCAGGTCGACCTCCGCACGCAGTTTTTTCAGCTGCTCTTTCTGGCGGACGCCGAAACGCTGCTCCTCGTCGACGATGACCAGGCCCAGATCCTTGAACCGGATCTCGGGGCCAAGCAGCTTGTGGGTGCCGACGATGACATCGATCTGCCCTTCGGCGAGGCGCTCCAGCGCGCCGTCCACTTCCTTCTTCGACTTGAAGCGCGAGATGACGTCCACCCGGACCGGCCAGTCGGCGAAGCGATCGGCGAAGTTGCGGTAATGCTGCTGGGCGAGCAGGGTGGTAGGCACCAGGACGGCCACCTGTTTGCCGGCCGTCGCGGCGGCGAAAGCGGCGCGGAGTGCCACCTCGGTCTTGCCGAAGCCGACATCGCCGCAGACGACGCGATCCATTGCACGGGGTGCGGCGAGGTCGACGATCACGGAATCGATGGCGGCCTGCTGATCGGGCGTTTCCTCGAAGGGGAAGGTCGCCGCGAATTCCTCGATCATCTGCCGGTCGACGGACAGTGACTGGCCCTGACGGGCTTCGCGCTGCGCGTAGATGCCAAGCAGCTCGGCCGCCACGTCGCGGACCTTTTCGGCGGCCTTCTTGCGCGCACGTTCCCAGGCATCGCCGCCCAGGGAGTGCAGCGGCGCCAGTTCGGGCGCGGTGCCGGTGTAGCGGCTGACCAGGCCCAGCTGGGCCACGGGCACGTAGAGCTTGTCGCCCTTGGCGTACTCGATGGTCAGGAATTCGCCCGGCATATCGCCGACATCGAGCGAAAGCAGGCCCTGATAGCGGCCCACACCGTGGTCGATATGGACGATGGGCGAGCCGATGGACAGCTCCGTCAGATCCTTGATGATGCTTTCGGGATCGCGGGCGGCACCGGCACGGCGCTTGCGATCGGTGCGCACACGCTCGCCGAACAGCTCGCGCTCGGTGAGCACGGTGAACGCGGGCCTGGTGATCGCGAAGCCTTGCTCGAGCGAGGCGACGGTGATCGCCAGCTTCTCGTCGCGGGCGAGGAAGTCTTTCCAGCCGTCGAGGATGGCCGGCTTCAGCCCCGCGCCCGCGAGCTGTTCGATCAGGGCTTCGCGGCGGCCGGCGGAATCCGCGGCGATCAGCACGCTGCCCTTGTAGCTGGCGAGGAAGTGCCGTAGCGCGGTGCCCGGCTCTTCGCCCTTGCGGTTGAGCGGCACCTCGGGTGCGGGCTGCGTGCCCAGGTCCACGGCGTGCTCGTGATCGCTGGCCACGACATCCACGCGCACCTGCTTGTTCAGGCGCTCGCGCAGTTGCTCGGGCGGCAGGTAGATCTCGGCCGGCGGAAGCACCGGACGCTCGATGTCGTGCGCGCGCTGGTCATAGCGCTCGGCGGTATGGGTCCAGAACTGCTCCGCCGACGCCAGCGCACCTTCGCCCAGGACGAACATCGCATCGCCAGCGATGTAGTCGAACAGGGTTTCGGTGGCGGGGAAGAAAAGCGGCAGGTAGTACTCGATGCCGCCCGGCGTGACGCCTTCCTTCATATCCTGGTAGAGCGGGCAGCGACGGATGTCGATCGGAAAACGTTCGCGCAGGTTGGCACGAAAGTTTTTGGCGGCGTCTTCGGTCAACGGGAATTCGCGGGCGGGGAGCAGGTCCACGCTGTCGACCTGGTGCGTGGAGCGCTGGGTTTCGGTGTCGAAGCTGCGGATCGACTCGATCTCGTCGTCGAACAGTTCGACGCGATACGGCTCGCTCGCGCCCATGGCATAGATGTCGATCAGCGCGCCACGCACGGCGAAGTCGCCCGGCTCGGCGACCTGCGGCACGTTGCGGTAGCCGGCGGCTTCGAGGCGACGCTGCTCGGCGCCCAGGTCCAGCTTCTGACCCTTGCGCAGCACCAGCCCGGAACCGGTGATGTGCGTACGCGGGGCGATGCGCTGCATCAGGGTCGCCACCGGCACGACCAGCACACCGCGCCGGGTGCTGGGTAGCCGGTAGAGGGTCGCGATGCGCTGGGAAACGACTTCCGGGTGCGGGCTGAAGACGTCGTACGGCAGCGTTTCCCAGTCCGGGAAGTGCAGCACGGGCAGTTCGCCCGCGAACACCGCCAGCTCGCTTTCGAGGTTATCGGCGCTGCGGGTGTCGCGGGTGACCACGACCAGCAGGCCTTCGTGCGCGCGCGCCGCCTCGGCGACTTCGAGCGCCCAGGCCGAGCCATGGGGCGTGGCCCAGTAGCGGCGTGTCTTGGCGGTGGTGGGCAGCGGCGGGCGGGTCAGAGCTAGAGGCATGAAGTCGGCTTGGTCGCTTGCGGACAAGCCGACGATTGTACTACCCCGGGGTGAAGCGGCTGGCTAGGCCAGCCTCAGTCCGCGATATCCGGCTCGAAGAAGCTCCACCGCACGTCCTTGAACTCCGACTTGAAGTCCGCCTCCACGATGTTGATCGCTTCGACCATGGCGCGCGCGGTCGGCGCCGCGGCCATCTTCGCCTTGATCGCCACCATCACCTCGTTGCCCATCTGCACGGTCAGCAGGTTGTAGACCGTGTCGATTTCAGGGCGGCCCTGGAGGAAAGCCATCATCTGCACACGGCGCCTCGGCTCCACGCCCTGGCCGATCAGCAGCGCCTTGACCTCGCGGGCGACCGCGACGGCTACCACGATAAGCAGCACGCCAATGGCGATCGTGCCGATAGCGTCGAATATCAGGTTGCCGGTCAGCATGGTCAGCAACACGGCGATCAGTGCCAGGCAGAGGCCGAGCAGAGCGGCCAGGTCTTCACCGAAGATCACCAGCAGCTCGCTCGCCCGCGTCTCGCGAAACCACTGCCACAGAGGCTGGTCGCCGCGCGCCTTGTTCACTTCCTGCATGCAGCCATGCATGGAAACGCCTTCGGTGATGATGGAAAACACCAGCACGCCGACGGCCAGCCATGCCCATTTGAGCGGCTCGGGATGGGTGAGCTTATGGACGCCCTCGTAAACCGAGAACATGCCGCCCACGCTGAAAAGCAGGATGGCGACGAGAAAAGACCAGAAATACAGCGCACGCCCCCAGCCCAGTGGGTACTCGGACGACGGCGGCCGCTTGGCCTGCTTCATGCCGAGCAGCAACAGGCCCTGGTTGCCGCAGTCGGCGAGCGAATGCACCGCTTCCGCGAGCATCGCACCGGATCCGGTAAAGAGGGCCGCGACGAGCTTGGCGACGAAAATGGCGAAGTTGGCGCCAAGCGCGAGAAAAATCGCGCGCTTCGAATCGGAATGTCCCGACATGTGATCCCTGTCCCGGTAAGTGATCGAAAGATCTTACCGTATGACGCCGACACCCACGCCGAAACTGATGTTCGGGTGGCCACCCGACATTTCCTTGGCCGTCCACACGTGCGACTGGTTCACCGAAACCAGCGGGAAGGTGTACGACGCCTGCCCGACATTGGACGCGCGCGTGCCATTCAGGCGGCCCGCGACTGTCACCAGGCCGCCGGCCGGGTAGTCGAGGCTTTCGACGTAGCCAGGCATGGCGGCGATAAACCGGCCGTTGCCGGTGTCGTTCGCCTGCGGCCGCTGCGAACCATCGAGCGGATAGGCGAGGATCTCGATCTCGCTGTGGTCGGCAAAGTTGCTGACCCTGACGATGCGGCCACCCCAGATCACGTCCGAGTTGCCGTAGCGTTCCGGCTCGCGCGCCACCTGGGAGGGCGGCACGGCGGCGTTGTTTGCGGTGGCCTTGTAAATCGGCGCCGGCGCGCAGGCGGACAGCGCGAGGGTGAGCAGGGCGGCAGGAACGGCTAAACGAACGATGGTCGGGCGCATGGGTCGGCTCCTGGCATGTATCGCCAATTTAGCGCCGACGGACTGAACGGGGCGCGTGCGGACTGTGGGCAGGCTCTTCATCCTTGCCTTCTTCCACGAGCCAGGTCAGCCGGTATTCGGATTCGCCCGGCTTTCCCAAAAGCTTCGGCAGCAGCTTGAGCGAATCGCGGATCGTTTCATCGAGTTTCCACGGCGCATTCACGATCGCGATGCCCGTGCCGTTGAGACGTAGCGGGGAGTCGTCGGGACGCAGCAGCAGTTCGGCGACCAGGACGCGTTTAGCGCCACACTTGGTCAGCCAGCGATGGAACGGCTGCACGTGGCTGCGCAGCTTGATCGGGTACCAGACCGCGTAGACGCCGGTCGGCCACTTTTCCAGCGCGGCCTTGAGCGTCTTCTCGATGATGCGGAACTCGGCTTCCTGAGCCTCGAACGGCGGATCGATCAGGACCAGGCCGCGCTTTTCTTTTGGCGGAACGAAGGCTTTCATCGCCTCGTAGCCATCACGCTCGTGCACATGGATGCGCTTGTCGTGGTGGAACAGCTGGCGGAGTGCGCCTGACTCGTCATTGCGTACGTCGACCATCTGCGCCGAGTCGGTCTCGCGCATCAGATGGACGGCGATCCACGGCGAGCCGGGATAGAAGCGCAGCGAGTCGCTGCCTTCGTTCAACGCGCGGACGATCTCGAGGTACTTCCACAGCAGGGGCGGCAGGCCGGAGGCGGTCTTGAGGACGCCGAAGCCTTCGTCGGCCTCGGCGGTCTTGCGCGCCTCGTTGCCTTGCAGGTCGTATCGACCGCTGCCGGCGTGAGTGTCGATGTAGCAGAAGGGCGAGGCCTTCTGCTTCAGCGAGTCGATCAGGGCCACGAGCACCATGTGCTTGAGGACATCGGCAAAGTTGCCGGCATGGTAGGCGTGGCGATAATTCATTGGGAGATTATAGCGGCCAAAAGCCGCCAATCCCCATGTAGGAGCGCGCCTGTAATGGCCGGGTTTTTCAGGACCACCAAGTAGGAGCAAAATCTCCTGCGAGGTGAATCATGGCTCATAGAAAAATTCCGGCAGCGGTCAAAGCCGAGGCAATACGACTGGTGGTCGAGGTGGGATATACCCCGCCTCAAGCCGCTCAGATGATGGGTCTGGGGCCGACGGCCCTGAGGCGATGGGTGGAGGAATGGCGTGAACGGCAAGCGGCGATACCGGACGATCCGGTGGAGCAGCGGCGCCTCATCGCGCAGCTTCAGGGACAGCTGAAAGCCTCTGAAGACGCTCGTGCGGTGTTGGCACAGGAGCGTGACGTCCTAAAAAAACAGTTGCCCTCTCACCTGGCCGCCATCTTGCGAAAGCCGAGATCGTCCAAAAGGTGAGAGGGGATTTGTCGATACGACAGGTCTACGCGATTCTTGGCTGGCCCCGGAGCCGGCACTACGCCCCCGTCAAGGCGGCTCCCGCCATCGACGAAGGGCTTGCCCAGACCGCTCTGGCCATTCATCGGGATAGTCGCCGCAGCTATGGCGCACGCCGCCTTGCGCGCAGCCTGTGCCGGCACGGCTTTCGTGTGGGTCGCGAACGGGCGGCGACACTGATGCGCCGGCTGGACATTCGACTGAGGAAGAAGCGGTTTCATTACGCCAGACGCAACACGAAACCTGCACCGGCCGAAAATATCGTCAACCGACAGTTCGATCCGGCGCGTCCCAACCAGACCTGGGCCGGCGACATCACCTTCATCCGAACGGGCCAGGGCTTCCTCTATCTGGCCATCGTGGTCGATCTGTACTCCCGGCGAATCGTCGGCTGGGCCACAAGCCACACGCCCGATTCACGACTGGCCATCAAGGCCAACGAACTGGCCATCGGCTTGCGCCAGCCGGCTCCCGGGTTAGTCATGCACACCGATCAGGGCGCCTCGTACACCTCCGATCGCTACACCCAACATCTGGCCCGGCACGGCATCGTTCAAAGCATGAGCCGAAAGGGGAACTGCTGGGACAACGCCGTCGTCGAACGCGTCTTCCGAAGCCTTAAACAGGAGTGGTTCGGCGAGGAAACCTTCCCGACCCGAGCTCTGGCATCACAAGACGCGATCGACTATCTGGTTCGCTATTACAACCACGAGCGCCTGCACTCCGCGCTCGACTACCGCCCGCCAGCCGAGTTTGAGAGGATGGCGGCTTAACGCTCCTATGCGTGGTCCTCAAATACCCGGCCACTACAGCCCTGCGCGCGACTCCTCGTGCGCGCGATTCCTCATGCGCGCGATGCCCCTCAATACGCGAAGGTCACCCGCTTCTTCACCGCATCGCCCTTCTCAATCCGGTCCAGCACGCCGATGGCAAAGTCAGCGGTCGAAATCCGGCTGTGCCCGTCACCATCCATAAGCAACTGATCGCCACCCACCCGGAAGCTCCCCTTACGTTCACCGGGCGCGATCTCCGCCGCCGGGCTGATGTAGGTCCAGTCCACACGGGCATCGCTGCCGCTGAACGCCTTCAGCGCCTCGATCTGCGAGTTCGCCGAGGCCTTCCAGGCTTCCGGAAAGTTCGGGTCGTCGATCACGCGCACGCCCGGTGCGGTCTCCAGGCTGCCCGCGCCACCGACCCAGGCGAAGCGCTTCACACCGGCCGCCGCGAGTGCGTCGAGCAACGCGGTCGCCTGCTTCGGCACATTGGCCGGCGTGGCATGGTCGTTCAGGCTGGCGATGGCGGCATCGGCCCCGGCAAGGGCGGGGGCAAACGAGGTGGCGTCGGCCACGTCACCTTTGACGACCTCGAGCTTCGGGTTCTTCGTGGCCAGTTTCGCAGGATCGCGAACGACGGCGGTGACCTCATGCCCGCGGGCCAGAGCCTCGTCGAGGATCACGTTGCCGATGTTGCCGGTGGCGCCGAACAGAACGATCTTCATGGGAATGGCCTTGGTGTCGGAAGTCAGGCAGCTAGGATGCGCCGGCGATCGTTTCCGAAAAACGCCTCATGGCGCAATTCATCGTAAAGTATCGCTTTACGACAGGGACCGACTCTTGGCCGCCGCAGACGTCAATCTGAACCGCCTGGCCGTCTTCGTCGCCCTCGTCAGGGCGGGGTCCTTCACTGCCGCAGCCGGGCAGCTGGGGACGACCAAGGCTATGGTCAGCCAGCACCTGGCAAAGCTGGAAGACGAACTCGGCGTCGCGTTGATGGTGCGCAGTACACGGCGGATGGCGCTGACCGATGCCGGTGAGCGCTTTCACGAAGACTGCGCCCGCATTCTCGCCGATGCCGAAGATGCGATCACCCGGCTGGGCGAGTGCCGTGACACGCCGATGGGCGTGCTTCGCGTCACGGCTGCCAGCGACCATGGCACCACCGTCGTCGCCCCGGCGCTCGCCGAGTTCGCCGAGCGCTATCCGCAGGTGAGGGTGGAACTGGTCGTCACCGACACCGTGTCCGATCTGATCGCCGAGCGGTTCGATCTGGCCATCCGTATCGGCTGGCTGCGCGACTCGAGCCTGCGTGCCGCCCGGCTGGCCGC from Luteibacter mycovicinus includes:
- the mfd gene encoding transcription-repair coupling factor produces the protein MPLALTRPPLPTTAKTRRYWATPHGSAWALEVAEAARAHEGLLVVVTRDTRSADNLESELAVFAGELPVLHFPDWETLPYDVFSPHPEVVSQRIATLYRLPSTRRGVLVVPVATLMQRIAPRTHITGSGLVLRKGQKLDLGAEQRRLEAAGYRNVPQVAEPGDFAVRGALIDIYAMGASEPYRVELFDDEIESIRSFDTETQRSTHQVDSVDLLPAREFPLTEDAAKNFRANLRERFPIDIRRCPLYQDMKEGVTPGGIEYYLPLFFPATETLFDYIAGDAMFVLGEGALASAEQFWTHTAERYDQRAHDIERPVLPPAEIYLPPEQLRERLNKQVRVDVVASDHEHAVDLGTQPAPEVPLNRKGEEPGTALRHFLASYKGSVLIAADSAGRREALIEQLAGAGLKPAILDGWKDFLARDEKLAITVASLEQGFAITRPAFTVLTERELFGERVRTDRKRRAGAARDPESIIKDLTELSIGSPIVHIDHGVGRYQGLLSLDVGDMPGEFLTIEYAKGDKLYVPVAQLGLVSRYTGTAPELAPLHSLGGDAWERARKKAAEKVRDVAAELLGIYAQREARQGQSLSVDRQMIEEFAATFPFEETPDQQAAIDSVIVDLAAPRAMDRVVCGDVGFGKTEVALRAAFAAATAGKQVAVLVPTTLLAQQHYRNFADRFADWPVRVDVISRFKSKKEVDGALERLAEGQIDVIVGTHKLLGPEIRFKDLGLVIVDEEQRFGVRQKEQLKKLRAEVDLLTLTATPIPRTLNMAMSGLRDLSIIATPPAHRTAVRTLISTYQPALIREAIQRELARGGQVYFLHNEVESIERIARELGELVPEARIRVAHGQMPERDLEQVMADFHRQRFNVLVSTTIIESGIDIPTANTIVVNRADRFGLAQLHQLRGRVGRSHHRAYAYLIVPDRKAMTADAEKRLEALASLEELGAGFTLATHDLEIRGAGEMLGEEQSGQIQEIGFGLYTELLDRAVRALKSGKVPDFDLTSEHETEVELHLPALIPEDYLPDVHARLTLYKRIASARDEHGLRELQVEMIDRFGLLPDQIKCLFAVAQLKLMATPLGIRKVDFGANGGRITFRDKPDIDPMALIKLIQQQPRVFKMDGQDKLRVILELPGSAERIRTAQDLLVSLGARRPG
- a CDS encoding IS3 family transposase codes for the protein MSIRQVYAILGWPRSRHYAPVKAAPAIDEGLAQTALAIHRDSRRSYGARRLARSLCRHGFRVGRERAATLMRRLDIRLRKKRFHYARRNTKPAPAENIVNRQFDPARPNQTWAGDITFIRTGQGFLYLAIVVDLYSRRIVGWATSHTPDSRLAIKANELAIGLRQPAPGLVMHTDQGASYTSDRYTQHLARHGIVQSMSRKGNCWDNAVVERVFRSLKQEWFGEETFPTRALASQDAIDYLVRYYNHERLHSALDYRPPAEFERMAA
- a CDS encoding Slp family lipoprotein, which translates into the protein MRPTIVRLAVPAALLTLALSACAPAPIYKATANNAAVPPSQVAREPERYGNSDVIWGGRIVRVSNFADHSEIEILAYPLDGSQRPQANDTGNGRFIAAMPGYVESLDYPAGGLVTVAGRLNGTRASNVGQASYTFPLVSVNQSHVWTAKEMSGGHPNISFGVGVGVIR
- a CDS encoding cation diffusion facilitator family transporter produces the protein MSGHSDSKRAIFLALGANFAIFVAKLVAALFTGSGAMLAEAVHSLADCGNQGLLLLGMKQAKRPPSSEYPLGWGRALYFWSFLVAILLFSVGGMFSVYEGVHKLTHPEPLKWAWLAVGVLVFSIITEGVSMHGCMQEVNKARGDQPLWQWFRETRASELLVIFGEDLAALLGLCLALIAVLLTMLTGNLIFDAIGTIAIGVLLIVVAVAVAREVKALLIGQGVEPRRRVQMMAFLQGRPEIDTVYNLLTVQMGNEVMVAIKAKMAAAPTARAMVEAINIVEADFKSEFKDVRWSFFEPDIAD
- a CDS encoding 23S rRNA (adenine(2030)-N(6))-methyltransferase RlmJ, whose product is MNYRHAYHAGNFADVLKHMVLVALIDSLKQKASPFCYIDTHAGSGRYDLQGNEARKTAEADEGFGVLKTASGLPPLLWKYLEIVRALNEGSDSLRFYPGSPWIAVHLMRETDSAQMVDVRNDESGALRQLFHHDKRIHVHERDGYEAMKAFVPPKEKRGLVLIDPPFEAQEAEFRIIEKTLKAALEKWPTGVYAVWYPIKLRSHVQPFHRWLTKCGAKRVLVAELLLRPDDSPLRLNGTGIAIVNAPWKLDETIRDSLKLLPKLLGKPGESEYRLTWLVEEGKDEEPAHSPHAPRSVRRR
- a CDS encoding transposase, coding for MAHRKIPAAVKAEAIRLVVEVGYTPPQAAQMMGLGPTALRRWVEEWRERQAAIPDDPVEQRRLIAQLQGQLKASEDARAVLAQERDVLKKQLPSHLAAILRKPRSSKR